TGGATCTACGGTGCACCATTCTATAAATTTATAGATTATAGATGCTGCAACATTTCATAAGTTTAGAGACATTTTTCGTTTAAAGATCTTGTCAAGTATTTTCTaaaattttaactatataaaaagaAAGGAACACACCGCCAAAATCATTTTAGATCAGGGCAGAGAGTTAATTTAAACAATTTTGAAGAATAAGATGTCCGGTTTTAAAGTTTGATGGTCCAGCACTACCTCACCTCAGCGAAGCGAAGAAATGTTTTTCTCCCACACTTTAGCATCGGCAGCGGCCAAATTGTTGGAGGCAAACGAAACAATCCCCAAGCTTCCGGCTTCGGCTTCCAGCAAGATCGGAACGCAACAAGCGAGCCAACACGTCCGCAATGCCGCCCTCCTTCCTCCTCGCGCTTGCGCCCGCGTCCGCGCCCGCGAGCGCCACTCGCATTTCCTCCCACTGCCCAAACCCCACCTCGTCTTCTCCGCTCCGGCGCTAACCCCACCCACCTTCTCCACAGACGCTACGTCACCGCTCCATGGCCGCCATCCCCGCGCGGCTCCACCACcacctcgtcgtcctcctcctcctcgtgccgTCGCTCACCTTCGCCCAGTCCCGCGCTTTCGGAGGTACCACCGAGCACCCAATCTCTAGGTCTCTGTAACCGACGCTATCCGTCTGCGGCGGCTGACCTGTGCGGCGTGGGTGTGGTTTGGTTTTTGCAGGGCCGCCGCCGGCGTACGCGCGGTACCTGGTCGATGCGGCGGCGACGCCGGCGGTGGAGCTGTACGACTACATCGTCGTGGGCGGCGGCACGGCGGGCTGCCCGCTCGCGGCCACGCTGGCGGGGCCCGGAGGCGGGCGGGTGCTCCTGCTCGAGCGCGGCGGCGCGCCCAGCGAGTTCCCCGCGCTCGCCACGGCGGGCGGGTTCGTGAGGACGCTCGCCATGGCGGACCCGGCCCCGGAGTCCGATGCgccggcgcaggggttcacgtcgGAGGACGGCGTCCCTAACGTGCGCGCGCGCGTGCTCGGCGGCGGCACGGCCATCAACGCCGGGTTCTACTCGCGCGCGCACCCGGAATGGTTTCGCGGCCACGCCGAGGTCGGTTTCTGGCATAAACATTTCGTCTTCTATGCTTTCTACTGCCTTAATTTGGTGGCACACGCGTTTCGCAtacattttttttgaaaggagATGAACTCGGCTTTTAAGAAAGCCAATAACAGAGTCATACACACTGGTGATACCAGTGGCAGTTCGACAGCTAAGGTTTAAGCAACAAAACAAAGCCTGAGAAAGGCTCGCCCCAGAGCCAACAGACACTAACTGCATAACAAGAACATTCTGAAGCTACATCACTACAATGTCTGAATATGATCCCATCATACGATCCTTCTTGCTCATCCAATCATCCAAACACTGTCCCATCGCCTTCATCCTGGCTTTGTCGCGCTCCTTTTGTAGCTCGGCCCACATCTGCATGAAATTGGCAGCAATATGAATCACTGAATCAGGATTGTCAGGAAAGCACTTCTCAATGACCATCTTATTTCAGTTCTTCCAGATAGCCCATGCGAGACCTGCAAAGAAAGCAAAAGATAATCTCTTAGGAATTCCCAACCTCCTTGGCAACCATTGGGAAATCAAATTCCTGCATTGACAGAGGAAAGCCTTGCAAGTGGAAGGCATCCCTGATACAGCACCACACATATTGTGCAAAGACACATTCAAACAGAATATGATCGACTGTTTCCACCTTGCCACATACACAACACATAGGGCTACCATGCCATCCTCTTTTCACTTCGCGTTTCGCATACATCCGCGATGATTGTTCAATTATGTTTCGTTTCCTACCGTGCTGGTTGATGAGGATGCTCAATGATTTCCGTTTTTCTGGTCCATTGTTGCTGGAGGTTTTAGGATGCTGAGGTGACCGATTGGGATATGCCGCTGGTGAATGCGTCATATGAGTGGGTGGAGAGGCTGATGACGTTCCAGCCGGCGGTGCATGGGTGGCAGGCGGCGGTGAGGGCGGCGCTGCTGGAAGCAAATGTGACGCCGTGGAACGGCTTCACGGTGGACCATGTCACTGGCACAAAGGTCGGCGCCACGACCTTTGATGCATCAGGTCGACGGCGCAGCGCTGCGGACCTCCTTGCGTTTGCCCGTCCTAGCCGTCTCCGGGTTGCCGTCCGTGCTACAGTTACTCGCATCATCACCAACCCGATTGACCCTGGTGAGAGAGATGCATTCTTCTAATATAGTACAGTACAGCACTTCGTTTGTTACTTCTTGGCCCTTGTGGTAATTTGGATAAAGGTGACTGCACATTACATTGCGGAATTGTAACTGAATCAACTAAGATAGCTGCCTACCTTAAGTCATTGTATCTTTCACAAACTGAATTTTCAAGTCAATTGCATATACCAGAATCATTGCCTAAAGTTCATTTAAACCTTTAGTAGTAAACTCTGAATCGACAATAACGTCTTAGTTTCTGATCCGGTCACTATTTCTGTGCAAGATTTGAACCGAAATAAACACAATAATGCTATTTTTTTTCTGATTTGGTTGCTGTTAATTCAATTCTCTTAAAAAATAGGTTCCGGTGAATAAGACTCTAGGTTTACTTAGCAGAATGCATCCAATTTTGTCATTGGACTGTTTTATACAAGTATACTATTTTAGCTCTTTGGGTTTtaccttttttattttcttttttcttgcgAGACTTCAACTGAACAAACCACTTCCATTTTGTTGTACTGGCCAGCTGCGCGCCGTCGAAGGTCTCCACAACCAACAATTGCAGCAATTGGTGTTGTTTACCAGGACCGTCTCCTCGATCAGCACCAAGCCCTCCTGCGCCCAGGTGGGGAGGTTATACTTTCAGCAGGCGCCCTGGGGAGTCCCCAATTGCTGCTGCTCAGTGGCATTGGCCCTGCTACTGATCTTTCCAACCTCGGTATCCCTGTTTCTGCTGACATCCCCGATGCCGGCAAACATATGTACGACAACCCTCGCAATGGCATCTCCTTCATCCCGTCAGTTCCTATTGATCACTCTCTTATTCAGGTCGTTGGCATCCCGTCAGCTAATGGAACTGCCTCATACCTTGAGGCAGCATCATACATTGTCCCACTTGCTCCAGAGTTGAGGTCTTCTAGTCCTTTCCTTGGCTCGTCTTCTCCACTCTATGTTACTGTTGCAACTATCATGGAAAAGGTTCCTGGACCATTATCTGAAGGTTCACTATGGCTTTCATCAACGAATCCATTGGAGAGTCCTGCTCTGCGCTTCAACTACTTGAGCCGTCCTGAGGACTTGGCACGATGTATCCTGGGTGTGCGTCATGTGGCAGAAGTGCTTGAGGGCAGAGCATTGGACGGATTTCGTTCAGCAGTTGGATTGACGAATAGAAGAGGAGGGTCTGTTAGGAGGGACTTCAGGATTGTTGGGACAGCACTGCCAGTTGACTGGAGAACAAACGATAGAGCTCTAGCAAACTACTGCCAGCAGACTGTGGCAACGTTATGGCATTATCATGGAGGGTGTGTCGCTGGGAAGGTGGTTGATAGGAATTTCCGGGTAATTGGTGCCCGTGCAATTCGTGTGGTGGATGCATCAACGTTCAGTGAGACACCTGGGACAAATCCTCAGGCTACAATCTTGATGATGGGCAGGTATGAGTTTTAATCATTCTTCGTCCATTTCCAGGTGAAAGTGAAATGCTGTTGTTTTAAAACCACTGAACAATGTTATATAGTGTCGTGAagtaaatcactatatcatcctATCCGGCAACTATCAAGATGTTACCATGTTATATTTGAAATTCCGGTTAGCACTTTAGTCTTACTAGTTCATCAACCCGTGCACCCACACATGCTATCAATTTTCGGATTAGAAGTTTATGGGTAAATATTATAATACAAATCGATGATCGGATGCTTGCTTCTTTGTGAGAGTTTTTAGGAGTTCTAGGATAATGCAAAGGCTTCAAAAGAAATTTTAGTGGTTGTATATACTTACAACATATATATAGCTGTTTTGCTAATCATGTTATAGTACAAGTTAACATGATAACTGTATTTTTTACATTAAACAGGTATGTGGGGCTGAAGATGATTGAGGAGAGACACAGTAGAAGGCCGGTTATACCGCCATAGACCCTCACATTCATCCACCAGCAAACATTTCAATTAACACACGTGTGGAGTGCTCATACTTTTCCTGTAACCCATACTTCTAGGTTTTTGAACTGAGATTGCTGTGTAGATTACTAGCATGGGCATGTTTTGCGTGTGTGTGCATAGTGATATGAAGAGGGAAGCAGAAACTGGGACTTGCGTAGATATTGCATTTTTTTGCTAGAGATAGTTACCGCAAGACATGTCCTTCCGGTTGTTCTGATGGGTCATGGGCGTAAAGACTAGGAATTACATGCTTTTACGAGCAATGATAATCTATTATCTTGGTATTTGACCCGTAAAAGAAGTCTCCTACTTTATTCCCAATGCTTATAAATTATCAAATTAATTAAAGAAAATAAAATCAAAGTGGCTATTTAAATGTTGATAAATTACCCACACTGCTGGTACACAAAAAAGAACCGAATACGTTATATATCTATTTATCTATTGTCCACCAGTGACGAAGCTATATTGTTGGTTGTGGTTGTGGATGCACCcacaaaagaaaaatgaaaaccaATGACGATGATAAAATTTTCACCAGGATTGTGATTCAAGTTCACGCACTGTGCACCCATCCAATTTGCTTCTGAAAAACAATGTGACAACTTAGCAGGTGTTGTACATAGGCTGCTAATTTCTGGCTGGAGTTGTTGCCCGCTCTAACAATAAAAAAGTAATCAACTCGCACGTGTTGCAGATATGCTGTTTAACATGCTCGCGTTGTTGCCCACTCTAACCCACAAGGACATGTTTGGAACGGAGGAATATAAATAGAGGAATAGAAAAACACAAAAAACATATAGATAGCGGCGTTGGAAACATAGAAATTATAACACCAGATTCTCAAAACATGAGATTGTGATTAAAAAAGATGAGTACTTGTTTTTTTATTCAAATATTTCTCATTACAATGTCAAATTTTAATTAGCAAATAAACATATATGATTAATACTTCGACAAGTACTACGTGTCAGGACCAAACAAAAATGTAAATTTGAGCATGCTCTATACTTCAACGGCTCTCGGGCTCCCTATATCAGATCTACCACCGTTAGTCGACCTCTTCCCTAGACTAGCTTTGTTAGGCATGTCACTGCCTCAACTTGCCACCTTTGCCCTTACCGCGTCTCCTTAGCCTCACCTCGCTGCGCTACCCATAACTCATCATAGATGTGAGAAGTGTGTTGTGCTTACAGCTCAACTCTAGATCCAAAAATTAGAGATTTTGGTTGAAATGACCTCTTATGCTCTTGGATTCATGTGCCCAAGAACACGTGCGTAAGTGCATACCAACCATGGCATCTTCGCCTTCCTTGCCATGGGGGACGTCCAGGTCGAACGTGTTGCAGGGCACCAAAGCATGCGTGGGGAAGGCAAGATTGGGTGCAGTGGCAGCCGAGGTGGGGTGGGCAAGTGCCAGGAAGGAGGGACAGCGCGTGGCGGTGGCTAGGTCAGCCGGAGCGGGGCGGACAAGCGTGGAGCCGAGATCAGGGGACAATGGGGCATGCGGTGGCACCGAGCACGGCGCCGCGTGAACTATGGATTCAATGACGGAaaatgaagatggaaaagaacaaAATGAATCAGTGTCATGACTTGTATAATGAGTGGCGGAGATGGGTAACTTCCCTCACCCAACttcacaaaaaaatatgaaactctTAGTCTTTCGAGCACCCCTCAGGATTTCTATAAAATCTATAGGTCCGGTCACCAGATTTATGTTTGTTTCATGCATCTGAATTTCATGGAGCTAAAGCATTAGGCTTGTAGATTCAGAGTTGATGGAGCTCTTTCAAACAAGTcctaagaaaaaaaaaatcagcataGAGCATACCATGTCAACCACTAATATTTATTTATAATAGTTTATTCACTACGTCAGATTCGCACAGTAGAAACGGGaacatttttactgtaggggcggctggggttgggggcgcccctacagtggacgtcctcgggccccagcagcccagccacccctacagatggcaatgtaggggcggctggtaacctgagccgcccctacagttggggctgatctgtaggggcggctcaatcaccagccgcccctgcagtgaccATTTTGTAGGAGAGGCTGCCACCAGCCACCCCTATTGTTCTACTGTAGGGgcagctgaatcaccagccgcctctactgacggcgcacgaataaatagcagccaccccTTCTTCCACATCGGGACATACTCTTCTACCAAAAAAAAGGCTGAGAGGCCTTTGGcttctcctaaaaattgctctactaaggggaaggttttgatctcaaatcctttgatgaagaggctctaaaaggtaaggaaatgcttctccaactctttatttgaagtttaattcgttggttaatgagtaatttgatttttggttttctctttcttccatggagcttgagctagttatgagtgaaattggactctaattttcactatactagggtaattaggtagggaagtaagattgcaccctttgttagtacatctttgttgattttagtgtagtattagtgaagtttgatacatgtgtcatgaaaccctatatctagatctagatttaggattttgtttttttattcttttttaatttttttctttatgtgactagggtttacatgtaggtgaatgtgtaagattttaattgttgctaatgtgtaaaatatcctctaccatggctactaattatcatttaatatttattttgatttatttctataatgtgtgtttttaattagttatggataaataggccattaattaattatcctctaccatgaaattggaatggagtttgcatgaaaggtagtggatgaaatattaaatgttgctaattgttttctttaaaattgtttatttgaacctaTTAATttgtattttaaaatatttatgcattaatagtcaattaattaactatctctactaccatggtgtgtgtctcaggtatatacaattattctcgagtaatattctttttttggttattttgtttctataagatggactacaggaactcttggatgtatggttcgttaagacatgacgctcttttccgtgatgaggtggacaaattcatcaaagccacagagaagcatgcagcgacgttgaaagagaatagtgacatgattatttgtccctgcaaagattgcaagaaccttattgcattttgagatgtgagtaccatcaaagaacatctgattaggagaggatttgttctggactacatagtgtggattcatcacggtgaaacagtggttgttgatgacagcgacaatgatctagctgatgaagctaAAACCCAAACATACTTGTCCCAATTAacagacgatcttgagcaacaaatggatcgtgactatggcaataaacaaggtggtggctttggcaatgaacaaggtggtgatgatgctgatggtgtcagcaatgatggcgaaacacgtgagggggatgcagataacggtgacaacttggacgaaatgcttgtgacctttggaccagaaatattaaaaaagagcaagagaggtctagaaaatcttgagagggtAACAAAAGCATtgaagaagactgtgtatgatgctgagaagggctgtccgacatacttcacactgctacgttttgtgcttgagctacttatcctgaaggctaagtacggttggtcggactgtagtttcaatgatctattgtgcctcatgtcacggttgctcccacAGCCGAAcatagttcccgccaacacataccaagcgaagaaggttataagtccactcacattgggggttgaaaaaaaatccatgcatgccccaaccactgtatcctttttcggcgtggcacatcgttcgagactttagatacatatcctaggtgtggggctagtcaatacaagaacaatgaccttcaaagtggggtggaagcctccacGGGAAAGAGGAAGAATggtgggaagaaggtggtgcaagaatctcaacccccagaggaaactccattaggcaacgatgcaaataagagaagaattcctgccctggttatgtggtacttgccagtgactgaccgcttgaggcgtatgttcctaaaccctaaggaagccgcactgatgatatggtgggatgatgagcgcaagat
The nucleotide sequence above comes from Miscanthus floridulus cultivar M001 chromosome 18, ASM1932011v1, whole genome shotgun sequence. Encoded proteins:
- the LOC136523076 gene encoding (R)-mandelonitrile lyase-like encodes the protein MAAIPARLHHHLVVLLLLVPSLTFAQSRAFGGPPPAYARYLVDAAATPAVELYDYIVVGGGTAGCPLAATLAGPGGGRVLLLERGGAPSEFPALATAGGFVRTLAMADPAPESDAPAQGFTSEDGVPNVRARVLGGGTAINAGFYSRAHPEWFRGHAEDAEVTDWDMPLVNASYEWVERLMTFQPAVHGWQAAVRAALLEANVTPWNGFTVDHVTGTKVGATTFDASGRRRSAADLLAFARPSRLRVAVRATVTRIITNPIDPAARRRRSPQPTIAAIGVVYQDRLLDQHQALLRPGGEVILSAGALGSPQLLLLSGIGPATDLSNLGIPVSADIPDAGKHMYDNPRNGISFIPSVPIDHSLIQVVGIPSANGTASYLEAASYIVPLAPELRSSSPFLGSSSPLYVTVATIMEKVPGPLSEGSLWLSSTNPLESPALRFNYLSRPEDLARCILGVRHVAEVLEGRALDGFRSAVGLTNRRGGSVRRDFRIVGTALPVDWRTNDRALANYCQQTVATLWHYHGGCVAGKVVDRNFRVIGARAIRVVDASTFSETPGTNPQATILMMGRYVGLKMIEERHSRRPVIPP